One window from the genome of Metabacillus flavus encodes:
- a CDS encoding DUF1992 domain-containing protein: protein MDFFTIAAEDKIKKAIKDGEFENLQGMGKPLKLEDLSGIPENLRMAYKVMKNAGMLTESDIKKELMTIDHLISRASSEEEHCDLRAKRLKKEYELDKILKKRSAFSSPASAFYKEKVDRTLLDK from the coding sequence ATGGATTTTTTCACTATTGCCGCTGAGGATAAGATAAAAAAGGCGATCAAGGATGGCGAGTTTGAAAATCTGCAAGGAATGGGAAAACCGCTGAAGCTTGAAGATTTATCAGGAATTCCGGAAAATCTCCGCATGGCCTACAAGGTAATGAAAAATGCGGGAATGCTCACAGAAAGCGATATAAAAAAAGAATTAATGACGATTGATCATTTAATCAGCCGTGCATCCAGTGAGGAAGAACATTGTGATCTGAGAGCAAAGCGTTTGAAAAAAGAATATGAGCTCGATAAGATTCTGAAAAAACGAAGTGCTTTTTCCTCCCCTGCCTCAGCATTTTACAAAGAGAAAGTAGATCGCACCCTGTTAGATAAATAA
- the treP gene encoding PTS system trehalose-specific EIIBC component, which produces MSNHKQSAQEIVEAIGGKENISAATHCVTRLRFALKDESKVDKEKLEGIDVVKGSFSTNGQFQVVIGQGTVNKVYNEMAEQTGIGEASKDDVKSASEKNLNPLQRAVKMLADIFIPILPAIITAGLLLGINNLLTGKGIFFKDSLITVYPQWADLAGIINLIASTAFTFLPVLIGWSAVKRFGGNPLLGIVLGLILVNPDLLSAYEYGTAKDIPVWNLFGLEIEKIGYQGQVLPILVASYLLAVIEKFLTKRVPDAIQMLVVPPVTLLVTGFASFIAIGPLTFALGNLLTDGVITLFSNFAAIGGLLYGGLYAVLVITGMHHTFLAVDLQLAAAGGTFLWPMLALSNIAQGSSALAMMLVAKDEKQKGLAGTAALSAYLGVTEPAMFGVNLRYRYPFIAAIIASAIGGLVISLSGVKAFSIGIGGLPAFLSISKEYWLSFGIGVLIALVVPFVLTYIMAKTKKAK; this is translated from the coding sequence ATGAGCAATCATAAACAATCTGCACAAGAGATTGTCGAGGCAATCGGCGGAAAAGAAAACATTTCAGCTGCAACTCACTGCGTCACACGGCTCCGCTTCGCTTTGAAAGATGAAAGCAAAGTGGATAAAGAAAAATTAGAAGGCATTGACGTTGTAAAAGGCTCTTTTTCAACCAATGGACAGTTCCAGGTCGTAATTGGCCAGGGAACCGTTAATAAGGTTTATAACGAAATGGCCGAGCAGACCGGAATCGGCGAAGCGTCTAAAGACGATGTGAAATCTGCATCAGAGAAAAATTTGAATCCGCTCCAGCGTGCCGTCAAAATGCTGGCGGATATCTTTATTCCGATTCTTCCGGCCATCATTACAGCTGGTTTATTACTCGGAATTAACAACCTGCTAACTGGAAAAGGAATCTTTTTCAAAGATTCTCTTATTACTGTTTACCCTCAATGGGCTGATCTTGCGGGGATTATCAACCTCATCGCAAGTACCGCCTTCACCTTCCTGCCGGTACTGATTGGCTGGTCGGCAGTGAAGAGGTTTGGGGGAAACCCTCTGCTCGGTATTGTGCTTGGATTGATCCTTGTTAACCCTGATCTTCTAAGCGCCTATGAATACGGTACTGCGAAGGATATTCCAGTCTGGAACCTATTCGGCCTTGAAATTGAAAAGATCGGGTATCAGGGTCAGGTTCTTCCTATTCTTGTCGCGTCTTATTTGCTTGCCGTTATTGAGAAATTTCTTACCAAGCGGGTACCTGATGCCATTCAAATGCTGGTTGTTCCGCCTGTTACCCTATTAGTCACAGGATTTGCATCCTTCATTGCCATTGGGCCTTTGACATTTGCTTTAGGAAACCTGTTAACAGACGGAGTTATTACCCTGTTCTCAAACTTTGCTGCAATCGGCGGATTGCTGTATGGCGGTTTATACGCAGTACTCGTTATTACCGGCATGCATCATACTTTCCTTGCGGTTGACCTGCAGCTTGCAGCAGCGGGCGGAACATTTCTATGGCCAATGCTTGCACTTTCTAACATTGCACAAGGCTCTTCGGCTCTTGCCATGATGCTGGTTGCTAAAGATGAAAAGCAAAAAGGACTCGCCGGCACGGCAGCTTTATCTGCCTATCTCGGCGTAACGGAACCGGCTATGTTCGGAGTGAACTTACGATACCGTTATCCGTTTATCGCAGCGATTATTGCTTCTGCTATCGGCGGTTTAGTCATCAGCCTCAGCGGAGTAAAAGCCTTTTCAATCGGCATTGGCGGTCTTCCGGCTTTCCTTTCCATTTCAAAAGAATACTGGCTATCATTCGGAATCGGTGTACTCATCGCGCTCGTCGTTCCTTTTGTGCTAACCTATATTATGGCGAAAACGAAAAAAGCGAAGTAA
- the treR gene encoding trehalose operon repressor — protein sequence MAKTKYQVVYQELLETIQEGRLTPGDVLPSENVLSDKYAASRETIRKALNLLAQNGHIQKIKGKGSVVLDTQRMSFPVSGLVSFKELSKTFDSQTVTNVHQLALIKADERVSKHLTCGADGEVWKIVRSREIQSEKIILDKDFLDKRIVPTLTEEICENSIYEYLEGELGLKIGYAEKEITVEECTSEDRAYLDLHDFTHVVVVKNYVYLEDTTLFQYTESRHRLDKFRFVDFARRGQV from the coding sequence ATGGCAAAGACCAAATACCAAGTGGTATACCAGGAACTGCTGGAAACCATTCAAGAGGGCAGGCTCACCCCCGGTGACGTGCTCCCTTCCGAAAACGTCCTGTCCGACAAATACGCAGCATCGCGGGAAACAATCCGCAAAGCACTCAACCTTCTTGCCCAAAACGGCCACATTCAAAAAATAAAAGGGAAAGGCTCAGTCGTACTGGACACCCAGCGAATGAGCTTTCCCGTATCAGGCCTGGTCAGCTTCAAAGAACTCTCGAAAACATTTGATTCGCAAACCGTAACAAATGTCCATCAGCTCGCACTCATTAAAGCCGACGAACGAGTTTCAAAGCATCTGACATGCGGAGCAGACGGTGAAGTATGGAAAATCGTCCGCTCCAGAGAGATTCAAAGCGAAAAAATCATTTTGGACAAAGACTTTCTAGACAAGCGCATCGTCCCGACCCTAACAGAAGAAATTTGTGAAAACAGCATCTATGAATACCTTGAAGGCGAACTCGGCCTGAAAATCGGCTACGCCGAAAAAGAAATCACCGTAGAAGAGTGCACAAGTGAAGACCGTGCCTACCTCGATCTCCACGACTTCACCCACGTCGTCGTCGTGAAAAACTATGTATATCTGGAAGACACAACCCTATTCCAATACACAGAATCCCGTCACCGGCTCGATAAATTCCGGTTCGTTGATTTTGCCAGGCGGGGGCAGGTTTAA
- a CDS encoding DUF429 domain-containing protein produces the protein MFVIGIDLSGPSNHKDTAAAFFELAGEELKLLSLESGLSDAGILKLVQKTNGFPLAIGIDSPLSYNDGGGDRPSDRWFRKEMVKHGLRSSSIMPPTLTKMVYLTMRGISLAALFERVRSDIRIAEVHPGAAMMTRLSDMEKEHGLLYKKSSESRTYLLQWFESQNISGISLEHGLTPHEIDAVAAAMAVRDWIFSAPQAIFPKQPPHHPYDFLC, from the coding sequence ATGTTTGTAATAGGAATTGATTTGTCAGGGCCTTCTAATCATAAAGACACCGCAGCGGCCTTTTTCGAATTGGCCGGGGAGGAGCTGAAGCTTTTGTCATTGGAATCAGGCTTAAGTGATGCAGGGATTTTGAAGCTTGTTCAAAAAACGAATGGATTTCCCCTTGCGATTGGGATCGATTCTCCGCTTTCCTATAATGATGGGGGAGGAGACAGGCCATCTGACCGGTGGTTCCGGAAGGAAATGGTCAAGCATGGACTTAGATCGAGCTCGATTATGCCCCCTACCTTGACGAAAATGGTGTACCTGACAATGAGGGGGATATCTCTAGCCGCGCTTTTTGAAAGAGTCAGAAGCGATATCAGAATTGCTGAGGTCCATCCGGGAGCAGCGATGATGACGAGGCTTTCGGATATGGAGAAAGAGCATGGACTGCTGTATAAAAAGTCGTCAGAATCAAGAACCTATCTACTGCAATGGTTCGAGAGCCAAAACATAAGCGGGATTTCACTAGAACACGGCCTTACCCCTCATGAAATCGACGCGGTCGCTGCGGCGATGGCTGTAAGGGACTGGATTTTCTCGGCCCCTCAGGCCATATTCCCGAAACAGCCGCCGCATCATCCGTATGACTTTTTGTGCTGA
- a CDS encoding cation diffusion facilitator family transporter: MNAPKIAFLSVLSNSFIVILKIVVGIVTGSVAVLSEAIHSSLDLLASLIAFFSVRLSNRPADEEHPYGHGKVENISGTIETLLIFVAGIWIIYECVHKLLNPEPVHLPILGIGVMVLGALINFAVSRVVGNVAKKTNSVAMKSNALHLLTDVYTSLGVAVSLLLVSLTDWYFLDPIIGIVLAVYIMTEAYKLMKESFPPLLDARLSPADEQQIVEIVEAYSDSYIEFHNFRTRQAGPENYVDFHLVVPSEMDIATAHQLCDQIEADINEKFDKMEVLIHLEPEHEQLNREEEISRS; the protein is encoded by the coding sequence ATGAATGCACCAAAAATTGCTTTTTTATCCGTCCTAAGCAATTCATTTATTGTTATTTTAAAAATTGTTGTCGGAATCGTTACGGGGTCTGTAGCGGTTTTATCTGAAGCGATTCACTCATCCTTGGATCTGCTGGCATCGCTTATTGCCTTTTTTTCTGTCCGGCTGTCAAACAGGCCAGCCGATGAGGAACATCCATATGGACACGGGAAGGTTGAAAATATTTCAGGAACAATTGAAACACTGCTGATTTTTGTCGCGGGAATCTGGATTATCTATGAATGTGTGCATAAGCTTTTGAATCCTGAACCCGTTCACCTTCCAATCCTTGGCATTGGGGTCATGGTGCTTGGAGCTCTTATCAATTTCGCCGTTTCAAGAGTGGTTGGAAATGTGGCGAAAAAAACAAATTCCGTTGCGATGAAATCAAATGCGCTTCACCTATTAACAGATGTCTACACTTCACTTGGGGTCGCGGTCAGTTTGCTGCTCGTCAGCTTAACAGATTGGTATTTCCTTGATCCAATCATTGGAATTGTCTTAGCCGTTTACATCATGACAGAAGCTTATAAGCTGATGAAGGAATCCTTTCCCCCGCTGCTGGATGCAAGACTTTCCCCGGCCGATGAACAGCAAATCGTTGAAATCGTTGAAGCTTACAGCGACAGTTATATTGAATTCCATAATTTTCGCACGCGGCAGGCAGGACCGGAGAACTATGTTGATTTTCATCTGGTTGTTCCTTCTGAGATGGATATTGCAACCGCGCATCAGCTTTGTGATCAAATCGAAGCGGACATCAATGAAAAGTTTGACAAAATGGAGGTTCTGATTCACTTGGAACCTGAGCACGAACAGCTGAATAGGGAAGAGGAGATAAGCAGGAGCTAA
- the treC gene encoding alpha,alpha-phosphotrehalase: MKHPWWKKSTVYQIYPKSFNDTSGSGTGDIQGIIEKLDYLKELGVDVVWLTPIYSSPQKDNGYDISDYYNIHHEYGTMEDFDRLLAEAHKRGLKIIMDIVVNHTSTEHEWFKQASQSKDNPYRDYYIWKESKEDGSSPTNWVSKFGGSAWQLDQKTGENYLHLFDVTQADLNWENEKLRKDVYDMMNFWFEKGVDGFRLDVINLISKNQEFPDDDGSIAPGDGRKYYTDGPRVHEFMQEMNREVFSKYDAMTVGEMSSTTIDHCVRYSNDEGTELSMTFNFHHLKVDYPNGEKWALADFDFLKLKDILSTWQVKMNEGRGWNALFWCNHDQPRIVSRYGNDGEYRNESAKMLATVIHMMQGTPYIYQGEEFGMTNPKFDHISQYRDVESLNMYKIMQQEGRSEEEILEILKSKSRDNSRTPVQWNSEQHSGFTTGTPWIPVASNYKEINADAAVKDKDSVFYHYKKLNQLRKETEIVTDGDYQLILEDHPEIFAYIRNGEGEKLLSVNNFYAKETQFELPADLSFEGFKAEILISNYEDSPETAEKISLRPYESIVYHLTKQ; encoded by the coding sequence TTGAAACATCCATGGTGGAAAAAATCAACGGTCTATCAAATTTATCCGAAAAGCTTCAATGATACATCAGGCAGCGGGACAGGCGACATCCAGGGGATTATTGAAAAATTGGATTATTTGAAGGAGCTTGGAGTGGATGTCGTTTGGCTGACCCCGATCTATTCATCTCCTCAAAAGGACAACGGCTACGATATTAGCGACTACTATAATATTCATCACGAGTACGGCACAATGGAAGATTTCGACCGCCTGCTTGCGGAAGCACATAAGCGGGGCTTAAAAATCATTATGGATATTGTTGTAAACCATACATCAACTGAGCATGAATGGTTCAAACAGGCATCCCAGTCTAAAGATAATCCATACCGTGATTATTATATTTGGAAAGAATCAAAAGAAGACGGAAGTTCTCCAACAAACTGGGTCTCCAAATTTGGGGGATCTGCATGGCAGCTGGACCAAAAAACAGGCGAAAACTATCTTCATCTTTTCGATGTTACACAGGCTGACCTGAACTGGGAAAATGAAAAACTTCGCAAAGATGTATACGACATGATGAACTTCTGGTTTGAAAAAGGAGTAGATGGCTTCCGTCTGGATGTCATCAATCTTATATCGAAAAATCAGGAATTCCCAGATGACGACGGCTCCATAGCACCGGGAGACGGCCGCAAATACTACACAGACGGACCGCGCGTTCATGAATTTATGCAGGAAATGAACCGTGAAGTTTTCTCAAAATATGACGCCATGACCGTTGGAGAAATGTCGTCTACGACGATTGACCACTGCGTCCGCTACTCTAACGATGAAGGAACAGAGCTCAGCATGACGTTTAACTTCCACCATCTAAAGGTTGATTATCCGAACGGAGAAAAATGGGCGCTGGCTGACTTTGATTTTCTAAAACTAAAAGACATCCTTTCTACGTGGCAGGTCAAAATGAACGAAGGCCGCGGCTGGAACGCACTGTTCTGGTGCAATCACGATCAGCCGAGAATCGTCTCGCGCTACGGAAATGATGGAGAGTATCGGAACGAATCCGCCAAGATGCTCGCCACCGTCATCCACATGATGCAGGGGACCCCGTATATTTACCAGGGGGAAGAATTCGGCATGACCAATCCGAAGTTTGATCACATCAGCCAATACCGAGACGTAGAGTCGCTGAACATGTACAAAATCATGCAGCAGGAAGGCCGGAGCGAAGAAGAGATTCTCGAAATCCTGAAAAGTAAATCAAGAGACAATTCCCGTACACCGGTACAATGGAATTCGGAGCAGCATTCAGGATTTACAACAGGCACCCCATGGATCCCTGTCGCCTCCAACTACAAGGAAATCAATGCAGACGCCGCTGTAAAAGATAAGGATTCCGTATTTTATCATTACAAAAAGCTAAACCAGCTGCGCAAGGAAACAGAAATTGTGACAGACGGAGACTATCAGCTGATCCTCGAAGATCATCCTGAAATTTTCGCTTATATCCGTAATGGAGAAGGCGAAAAACTGCTGAGCGTGAACAATTTCTACGCAAAAGAAACACAATTCGAATTGCCGGCCGATCTTTCTTTTGAGGGGTTTAAAGCGGAAATACTGATCAGCAACTATGAAGACAGTCCCGAAACGGCGGAGAAAATTTCATTGCGGCCATACGAATCCATCGTATATCATCTAACCAAACAGTAA
- a CDS encoding solute:sodium symporter family transporter, with amino-acid sequence MSAGNLWFTLLSCALFMGIVAWVSYKKSKDDVGSTDGYFLAGRGLNGTFIAGSLLLTNLSAEQLVGLNGQAYRTNLTNMAWEVTAAIPIIIMALYLLPKYLGGNFTTLPEFLSKRFDEGVRIYTVILFMLGYVFVTSPSMLYSGAIAVLKLFDVPGIFGISYEQSIWVVVWGIGIIGAVYAIFGGAKAVAVSDTLNGVGLLIIGALVPILGFVALGGGNFLDGVKELTTSHSEKLNAIGGPQDSVPFGTIFTGMIIANLFYWASNQYVIQRTLGAQNLAEGQKGVIISGFYKLLIPLFMMIPGVIVFHQYGDSLKSVDLAYPTLIAQVLPTWLSGIFLAVLLGAVFSSFNALLNSAATMFALDVYKARFNPKVSDKKLIMVSQWFGTFLALVTLFIAPLLMYAPNGLWDLIRKFTGFFNVPIIAIVLIGVLTKYVPAIACKVIVIFHVITYYMLIWGTEQLFGFKWEINFIYIYAILFAVEIAIMLTFGWIKPRSTPFEFKSRAVVDMVPWKYALSTSILLLALVVMTYIVFSPIGLAYEQAAVSPYFWPAIFGVAALAAFFMVWSVKFWNKRYADYVSKQQLNLKESRRRGKLVPTGIKPKFVKYSSKQV; translated from the coding sequence ATGAGTGCGGGAAATTTATGGTTTACGCTATTATCTTGTGCATTATTTATGGGGATTGTTGCCTGGGTTTCATATAAGAAATCAAAGGACGACGTAGGAAGTACAGATGGATATTTCCTCGCAGGCAGAGGGCTAAATGGAACATTTATTGCCGGGTCCCTATTGCTTACCAATTTGTCAGCCGAACAGCTTGTCGGGCTAAACGGACAAGCCTACCGTACAAACCTCACCAACATGGCTTGGGAGGTTACTGCTGCTATTCCCATCATTATTATGGCTCTTTACCTCCTGCCGAAATATCTCGGCGGTAATTTCACCACACTTCCTGAATTTTTGAGTAAACGCTTTGATGAAGGTGTTCGAATATATACGGTCATCCTGTTTATGCTTGGGTATGTTTTTGTTACAAGTCCTTCGATGCTCTATTCCGGTGCCATCGCTGTTTTAAAGCTGTTTGATGTTCCGGGAATTTTCGGCATCAGTTATGAGCAATCGATTTGGGTTGTGGTATGGGGCATCGGAATCATTGGTGCCGTGTATGCCATTTTCGGAGGAGCAAAAGCCGTTGCCGTATCAGATACACTCAACGGAGTAGGACTGCTCATAATTGGTGCGCTCGTTCCGATTCTCGGCTTTGTCGCACTGGGCGGCGGAAATTTCTTAGACGGAGTAAAAGAACTAACCACCAGCCACTCTGAAAAATTAAATGCAATCGGCGGACCGCAAGATTCCGTTCCATTCGGTACGATTTTCACCGGCATGATTATCGCGAACCTCTTTTATTGGGCCTCTAATCAATACGTCATCCAGCGTACACTTGGTGCCCAAAACCTTGCGGAAGGCCAAAAAGGAGTCATCATCTCAGGGTTCTACAAGCTGTTAATCCCTCTTTTCATGATGATCCCCGGTGTTATTGTGTTCCATCAGTACGGAGATTCCCTTAAATCTGTGGATCTGGCCTATCCCACGCTTATCGCACAGGTGCTGCCGACATGGCTTTCCGGAATTTTCCTTGCCGTCTTGCTTGGAGCCGTGTTCAGTTCCTTCAATGCTCTGCTAAACAGTGCAGCCACCATGTTTGCACTAGATGTATACAAAGCACGCTTTAATCCAAAGGTCAGTGATAAAAAACTAATCATGGTCAGCCAGTGGTTCGGAACATTCCTGGCTCTCGTTACATTATTTATCGCACCGCTTCTCATGTACGCACCAAATGGACTTTGGGATTTAATCCGAAAGTTTACCGGATTCTTTAATGTACCGATCATCGCCATTGTTTTAATTGGAGTGCTAACAAAATATGTTCCAGCCATTGCATGCAAAGTAATCGTTATTTTCCACGTCATCACTTACTATATGCTTATCTGGGGAACAGAACAGCTCTTCGGATTTAAGTGGGAAATCAATTTCATCTACATCTACGCGATTCTATTCGCAGTTGAAATTGCCATCATGCTCACTTTTGGATGGATTAAACCAAGATCTACTCCTTTTGAATTCAAATCCAGAGCGGTTGTAGACATGGTGCCATGGAAATATGCCCTTTCTACTTCCATTCTATTATTGGCTCTTGTAGTCATGACCTATATAGTCTTTTCACCAATCGGCCTTGCCTATGAGCAAGCAGCTGTGTCCCCTTACTTCTGGCCCGCAATATTTGGAGTGGCAGCCCTTGCCGCATTCTTTATGGTCTGGTCCGTGAAGTTCTGGAACAAGCGCTACGCTGATTACGTCTCAAAGCAGCAATTGAATTTAAAAGAATCAAGGAGACGAGGCAAGCTTGTACCGACTGGTATAAAACCGAAATTTGTAAAATACAGCAGCAAGCAAGTTTAA
- a CDS encoding FAD-dependent oxidoreductase, producing the protein MKCDVLIAGGGISGLTAAAFLAERGLEVTVAEASNEWGGCAGKFQRGPFLFPAGATLGMGFEQGGIHHRLFEKLGISFPNAQPLETVMGIHTPDRYLEYKQDRVRHLEELRTAFPEASGRIHSFYQEIWKIGSEVKKLLGTLPVLPPASLKDIGDLLFSLKPSSVNVLPYFYKTVGDLLKKHKLNEVIGFVHLLDAQLIDSMQTDTANCSAIMGAYALTIYHEGAFYVEGGLNQLAEVLSSAAKNSGAILEKRTWIQSVTQSEDGQFIATDQKGEKWTAPHFISTVPVQNLLDLLDGPLKKKIGRRYEKKAQDRQWGTMTLYLAVKEDIIPNGTPLFQQVLTDEHGQMAEGAHLFLSLSSKEDRLRAPEGYRTLNVSTHTDLALWDTKEKYDAYKEQLRSKMIDGVKKALPLIGKGIVKEELGAPKAWERFTKRKDGMVGGLPQTLNHALFNSLSHRTGVKGLWVCGDSIFPGAGTAGVSVSGYHVYRSIMRALGRRYL; encoded by the coding sequence ATGAAATGTGACGTACTAATTGCAGGCGGAGGCATAAGCGGCTTGACCGCAGCCGCCTTTTTAGCAGAAAGAGGACTTGAAGTTACCGTGGCGGAAGCCTCCAATGAATGGGGAGGATGTGCCGGGAAATTTCAGCGCGGACCCTTTCTCTTTCCTGCCGGAGCAACACTCGGAATGGGATTTGAACAAGGCGGCATCCATCACCGCCTGTTTGAAAAACTCGGAATCTCCTTCCCGAACGCACAGCCGCTCGAGACTGTAATGGGAATTCATACTCCTGACAGGTACCTCGAGTACAAGCAGGACCGCGTACGTCACCTTGAGGAATTAAGGACCGCATTCCCGGAAGCTTCCGGACGAATCCATTCTTTTTATCAGGAAATCTGGAAAATCGGTTCAGAGGTAAAAAAGCTGCTCGGGACACTTCCGGTATTGCCCCCTGCTTCCTTGAAGGATATTGGAGATTTGCTGTTTTCACTTAAACCAAGCAGTGTTAACGTCCTTCCCTACTTTTACAAAACCGTGGGAGATCTCTTAAAAAAACACAAACTCAATGAAGTAATCGGGTTTGTCCACCTCCTGGACGCACAGCTAATCGACTCTATGCAAACCGATACCGCAAATTGCTCAGCCATCATGGGAGCCTACGCCCTGACGATTTACCATGAAGGAGCTTTTTATGTAGAGGGAGGATTGAACCAGCTCGCTGAGGTGTTGAGTTCCGCAGCGAAGAACTCCGGAGCCATTTTGGAAAAACGCACTTGGATCCAGTCGGTTACTCAAAGTGAAGACGGACAGTTCATAGCCACGGATCAAAAAGGGGAAAAATGGACTGCCCCTCACTTCATTTCCACCGTGCCTGTACAAAATTTGCTGGATCTCCTGGACGGACCTCTTAAAAAGAAAATCGGCCGCCGCTATGAGAAAAAAGCACAGGACCGGCAATGGGGGACGATGACACTGTACTTGGCGGTAAAGGAGGACATCATACCAAACGGAACACCGCTCTTCCAGCAGGTCCTAACCGACGAACACGGACAGATGGCAGAAGGAGCCCATCTCTTTCTCTCTCTTTCTTCCAAAGAAGACCGGCTCCGCGCACCCGAAGGCTACCGCACCCTGAACGTCAGCACCCACACTGATTTGGCCTTGTGGGATACAAAGGAAAAATACGACGCCTATAAGGAGCAGCTCCGCAGCAAGATGATCGATGGCGTAAAAAAAGCCCTCCCGCTAATCGGGAAAGGCATCGTAAAAGAAGAACTCGGCGCCCCCAAAGCATGGGAACGATTCACCAAACGCAAGGACGGCATGGTCGGCGGCCTCCCCCAAACCCTCAATCACGCTCTGTTCAACAGTCTATCCCACCGGACAGGTGTTAAAGGACTATGGGTTTGCGGCGACAGCATCTTTCCGGGAGCAGGAACAGCAGGAGTATCAGTGAGCGGGTATCATGTGTATCGATCAATTATGCGAGCGTTGGGCCGGAGGTACTTGTAG
- a CDS encoding glycerophosphodiester phosphodiesterase family protein, which yields MLKNSFLILCSVLLTGLLMSHAVQAYGEPVTGGAETNMLTIAHRGASGYAPENTKASFDKALEIGTDWIEFDVQRSRDGELVIIHDTSVDRTTNGSGEVRDLNAADLKKLDAGSWFSPEFKGEGIMTFSEVLERYNGKAGMLIELKSPSLYPGIEQQVADELAKYPLADKVVQSFEQDSMKKMHRILPFIKIGVLMKYRPLGISGRQLEEISNYASFVNPNKKLVNRGLVQRIHALGMKITPYTVRDRASAAFLKSMEVDGMVTDFPDYVNEIK from the coding sequence ATGTTGAAGAATTCCTTCCTCATCCTTTGCAGCGTTTTACTCACAGGGCTCCTCATGTCTCACGCCGTTCAGGCATATGGAGAGCCGGTTACGGGAGGAGCAGAAACGAATATGCTGACGATTGCTCATCGCGGGGCATCCGGGTATGCGCCTGAAAATACAAAGGCTTCCTTTGACAAAGCACTTGAAATCGGAACTGATTGGATTGAATTTGATGTACAGCGTTCAAGGGACGGCGAATTGGTCATTATCCACGATACGAGTGTAGACCGGACAACGAATGGAAGCGGCGAGGTTAGAGATTTAAATGCAGCCGACCTGAAAAAGCTTGATGCAGGCAGCTGGTTTTCTCCCGAGTTTAAAGGGGAGGGGATTATGACCTTTTCTGAGGTGCTTGAGCGCTACAACGGAAAAGCTGGCATGCTGATCGAGCTGAAAAGCCCGTCCCTTTATCCGGGCATTGAACAGCAGGTTGCGGATGAGTTAGCGAAATACCCGCTTGCTGATAAAGTGGTCCAGTCTTTTGAACAAGATTCAATGAAAAAAATGCATAGGATTCTGCCATTTATTAAAATTGGCGTTCTTATGAAATACCGTCCTCTTGGCATTTCAGGCAGGCAGCTTGAGGAGATTTCGAATTATGCTTCATTTGTTAATCCGAATAAAAAGCTCGTTAATCGAGGTCTTGTCCAAAGAATTCATGCTCTCGGAATGAAAATTACTCCTTATACAGTGAGGGACAGAGCCTCTGCCGCTTTTCTGAAAAGCATGGAAGTAGATGGTATGGTTACGGATTTTCCGGATTACGTGAATGAAATCAAGTAG